One window from the genome of Natrialba magadii ATCC 43099 encodes:
- a CDS encoding thioredoxin family protein, which yields MRRAWQLALNRMTVTLKDFYADWCGPCKTQDPILEELENDWDGRFEVEKVNVDEQQDVANEYQVRSLPTLIIENDDGIVERFVGVTQREDLEDALESAGA from the coding sequence ATGCGCCGCGCGTGGCAACTAGCGCTGAACCGTATGACTGTCACGCTCAAGGACTTCTACGCGGACTGGTGTGGCCCCTGCAAGACGCAGGATCCGATCCTCGAAGAGCTCGAAAACGACTGGGATGGTCGCTTCGAGGTCGAGAAGGTAAACGTCGACGAACAGCAAGACGTCGCCAACGAGTACCAGGTACGCTCGCTGCCGACACTGATCATCGAGAACGACGACGGCATCGTCGAGCGCTTCGTTGGCGTCACCCAGCGCGAGGATCTGGAGGACGCACTCGAGTCCGCGGGCGCGTAA
- a CDS encoding preprotein translocase subunit Sec61beta yields the protein MDKGQNTGGLMSSAGLVRYFDAEDSNAILINPKTVIATGVLIGVLVQLLTFVS from the coding sequence ATGGATAAAGGACAAAACACTGGCGGGCTGATGTCCAGTGCCGGCCTCGTCCGGTACTTTGACGCGGAAGACTCGAACGCGATTCTCATCAACCCGAAGACGGTCATCGCGACGGGCGTCCTGATCGGCGTCCTCGTGCAGCTGCTGACGTTCGTTTCGTAA
- the pdxT gene encoding pyridoxal 5'-phosphate synthase glutaminase subunit PdxT: MTLQAGVVAVQGDVAEHVTAIERAAAAHGRDVEVREIRESGLVPDCDFLAMPGGESTTISRLLHDDGIAPEIQNHVAAGKPLFATCAGLIVAAADTGDERVDELELLDVTVERNAFGRQKDSFEAPLDVAGLADDEPFPAVFIRAPAIADAGSAEVLATWDGRPVAVRDGPVVGTSFHPELTPDSRIHGLAFFENEEAALPASESA; the protein is encoded by the coding sequence ATGACACTTCAGGCGGGTGTCGTCGCCGTACAGGGCGACGTCGCAGAACACGTCACAGCCATCGAACGGGCCGCAGCGGCCCACGGACGCGACGTCGAGGTCCGCGAAATTCGCGAATCGGGACTCGTCCCCGATTGCGACTTCCTCGCGATGCCCGGCGGCGAGTCCACCACGATTTCACGGTTGCTCCACGACGACGGCATCGCCCCCGAGATCCAGAACCACGTCGCGGCCGGCAAACCGCTGTTCGCCACCTGCGCCGGCCTGATCGTCGCCGCGGCCGACACCGGCGACGAGCGCGTAGACGAACTCGAGTTGCTCGACGTGACGGTCGAACGCAATGCCTTCGGTCGCCAGAAGGACAGTTTCGAAGCACCGCTCGACGTGGCGGGGCTCGCAGACGACGAGCCGTTTCCGGCGGTGTTCATCCGCGCACCGGCAATCGCGGACGCGGGATCTGCCGAGGTGCTCGCGACGTGGGACGGTCGACCAGTAGCGGTACGAGACGGGCCGGTTGTGGGGACCTCTTTCCACCCGGAGCTAACGCCCGATAGCCGGATTCACGGACTGGCGTTCTTCGAGAACGAGGAGGCGGCGCTGCCGGCCTCGGAGTCCGCGTAA
- a CDS encoding bifunctional nuclease family protein, with amino-acid sequence MQASIDAVRVAGTPQGPVPVVVLEIDGKDDVVPIFIGFNEASSIARGLEAEDIGRPLTHDLLLDVMEELGSRIDRVVVSEIENREGGQGGTYIADLHVATPRGETVIDARPSDSLALAARTNASIEVSEAVFEDGRDDSEKFAELEDIRNVSGEL; translated from the coding sequence ATGCAGGCATCTATCGACGCGGTTCGCGTCGCCGGCACCCCGCAGGGACCGGTCCCCGTCGTCGTCCTCGAGATTGACGGCAAGGACGACGTGGTCCCCATCTTCATCGGGTTCAACGAGGCCTCGAGCATCGCCCGTGGCCTCGAAGCCGAAGATATTGGCCGGCCGCTGACCCACGACCTGTTGCTCGACGTGATGGAAGAGTTGGGAAGCCGAATCGACCGCGTCGTCGTCAGCGAGATCGAAAACCGCGAGGGCGGCCAGGGCGGCACCTACATCGCTGATCTCCACGTCGCGACGCCTCGCGGCGAGACCGTCATCGACGCCCGGCCGAGTGACTCGCTCGCGCTCGCCGCGCGAACGAACGCCTCGATCGAAGTCTCGGAGGCCGTCTTCGAGGACGGCCGAGACGACAGCGAGAAGTTCGCGGAGTTAGAAGACATCCGCAACGTCTCTGGTGAACTGTAA
- the hisE gene encoding phosphoribosyl-ATP diphosphatase, translating into MDDTLDELFAVIEDRKETLPEGSYTASLFTHEKGENAVLEKLGEETTELILAAKDDDEEEIAYEAADIVYHLLVLLSMKDMEIEDLEAELEARR; encoded by the coding sequence ATGGACGATACGCTCGACGAGCTGTTCGCCGTCATCGAAGATCGGAAGGAAACGCTGCCCGAGGGCTCTTACACCGCCTCGCTCTTTACCCACGAGAAGGGCGAGAACGCGGTACTCGAGAAGCTCGGTGAAGAGACGACGGAACTGATTCTCGCGGCGAAAGACGACGACGAGGAGGAGATCGCCTACGAGGCGGCGGATATCGTCTACCACCTGCTCGTCTTGCTCTCGATGAAGGATATGGAGATCGAGGATCTCGAGGCGGAACTCGAGGCGCGACGCTGA
- a CDS encoding four-helix bundle copper-binding protein: protein MALDQLSHVDDHMHMQECIDNCLEAAQICEWCADACAEEGEGMARCIRLCRDVADITTLHARWMARNSGYHRDLAELCADLCEECAEECEQHDHDHCQACAEILPKCAESCREMATS, encoded by the coding sequence ATGGCGCTCGACCAGCTTTCACACGTGGACGACCACATGCACATGCAGGAGTGTATCGACAACTGTCTCGAGGCCGCGCAGATCTGTGAGTGGTGTGCAGACGCCTGCGCCGAGGAAGGCGAGGGAATGGCCCGCTGCATCCGGCTCTGTCGGGACGTGGCGGACATCACGACGCTGCACGCTCGCTGGATGGCGCGAAACTCGGGTTACCACCGCGACCTCGCCGAACTCTGTGCGGACCTCTGTGAGGAGTGTGCCGAGGAGTGTGAGCAACACGACCACGACCACTGCCAGGCCTGTGCGGAGATCCTGCCGAAGTGTGCCGAAAGCTGCCGAGAAATGGCAACGAGCTAA
- a CDS encoding DUF5518 domain-containing protein, producing the protein MTNWRAVIIGFLVATVLSVVGVVVPGIGQLIAVLFGGFVAGYLAGGGLASGFWHGLLTGAFGGLVGGTLIALIVAVSGWAAGPIGGLFSGVAGLGILFVALAISFVMALESAIAGAVGGVLNPNPRR; encoded by the coding sequence ATGACTAACTGGCGCGCGGTTATTATTGGGTTCCTGGTCGCAACGGTCCTGAGCGTGGTCGGCGTGGTCGTTCCCGGCATCGGTCAGCTCATTGCCGTCCTGTTCGGCGGCTTCGTTGCAGGCTACCTCGCCGGCGGTGGCCTCGCCAGTGGCTTCTGGCACGGACTGCTCACCGGTGCGTTCGGCGGACTCGTCGGCGGCACGCTCATCGCCCTCATCGTCGCAGTTTCGGGCTGGGCGGCCGGCCCAATCGGCGGTCTCTTCTCAGGCGTCGCCGGCCTCGGGATTCTGTTCGTCGCGCTTGCCATCTCGTTCGTGATGGCACTCGAGAGCGCCATTGCTGGCGCGGTCGGCGGCGTGCTCAATCCGAACCCGCGCCGGTAG
- a CDS encoding NOG1 family protein, whose translation MIFEDLPTTPTSEELIDKAFSRAARAGKAKGGLEAQQSMLQTAANIISDNLENVVTAWPDFDYEDDVHPFYYELADAIVDVDELRQALSETMWASRKAREIHNEYQPRLRKTDIDTARKHRKQAFARLADIVEQIDDELLYINKSRNDLRDLPEINPEEPTIVVAGYPNVGKSSFVNDVTSARGETASYPFTTKGIGVGHFEHEHIRHQIVDTPGLLDRPPAERNEIESQAVSAIEHLADCMLVMVDPSAECGYPLASQLELRDSIAAQFETVPVLTIANKVDRAEAWDDSQIDALNADYEMSVETGENVETVLEAAVEAIDFEPELPFDG comes from the coding sequence ATGATTTTCGAAGACCTTCCGACGACGCCCACGTCGGAAGAGCTGATCGACAAGGCGTTTTCGCGGGCAGCGCGGGCCGGCAAGGCCAAAGGCGGCCTCGAGGCCCAGCAGTCGATGCTCCAGACCGCGGCGAACATCATCTCGGACAACCTGGAAAACGTCGTCACGGCCTGGCCGGACTTCGACTACGAAGACGACGTCCACCCGTTCTACTACGAACTCGCAGACGCAATCGTCGACGTCGACGAGTTGCGCCAGGCACTCTCAGAGACGATGTGGGCCAGCCGAAAGGCTCGCGAGATCCACAACGAGTACCAGCCGCGGCTTCGCAAGACCGACATCGACACCGCCCGCAAGCACCGCAAACAGGCTTTCGCCCGACTCGCAGACATCGTCGAGCAGATCGACGACGAACTGCTGTACATCAACAAATCGCGAAACGACCTGCGCGATTTGCCCGAGATCAACCCGGAGGAGCCAACGATCGTCGTCGCCGGCTACCCGAACGTCGGCAAATCCTCCTTCGTCAACGACGTCACAAGCGCCCGCGGCGAGACGGCCTCCTATCCGTTCACGACGAAGGGAATCGGCGTCGGCCACTTCGAACACGAGCACATCCGCCACCAGATCGTCGACACCCCCGGCCTGCTCGACCGCCCGCCGGCCGAGCGAAACGAGATCGAATCCCAGGCCGTCAGCGCCATCGAGCACCTCGCCGACTGCATGCTCGTGATGGTCGACCCCAGCGCCGAGTGTGGCTACCCGCTGGCGTCGCAACTCGAGTTGCGTGATTCGATCGCGGCACAGTTCGAGACGGTGCCGGTGTTGACGATCGCGAACAAGGTTGACCGCGCGGAGGCGTGGGATGACAGCCAGATCGATGCGCTGAACGCGGACTACGAGATGAGCGTCGAGACGGGCGAGAACGTCGAGACGGTGCTCGAGGCTGCCGTCGAGGCGATCGACTTCGAGCCTGAGTTGCCGTTCGACGGCTAA
- a CDS encoding TIGR00341 family protein: MRLVQLTVPTGRRETILETLDDREIDYVVTDEASNREYTAVVYFPLPSPAVEPVLDELQEEGIDEDAYTVVVDAETVISRRFQALRDEYEKGDVESDRISRQELQAEAESLTPTFGVYATMTIVSAVVATAGLLLDSPAVVVGSMVIAPLIGPALGASVGSVIDDEELFTESILYQIIGIVLAIAAAAVFAWLVRTTNIVPPGLDIGTVDEISERLTPDLLSLAVALGAGVAGIVSIATGISVALVGVMIAAALIPPAAAAGVAIAWGEPSAAIGSTALVLVNVLSVNLAGLLTLWYAGYRPENLFSRDETEKRVRERVVGLAAIVFIFAIFLGGITYASYGLATFEESAQNEAEIVLEDDAFAEYQLLETEVIVDEDYPFVGPERVIVTIGGPPGAEEPGIADTLAERINQQTNEDVIVEIRYVGQVER; the protein is encoded by the coding sequence GTGCGCCTCGTACAGCTGACGGTTCCAACCGGGAGACGAGAGACGATTCTCGAGACGCTCGACGACCGAGAAATCGACTACGTCGTTACCGACGAGGCCAGCAATCGGGAGTACACCGCTGTCGTCTACTTTCCGCTGCCATCTCCTGCGGTCGAACCTGTGCTCGATGAACTACAGGAGGAAGGGATCGACGAGGACGCCTACACCGTCGTCGTCGACGCTGAAACGGTAATTTCACGCCGATTTCAGGCGCTCCGAGACGAGTACGAGAAGGGTGATGTCGAGTCAGACCGCATCTCACGCCAGGAGCTGCAGGCCGAAGCGGAGTCACTCACCCCGACGTTCGGCGTCTACGCGACGATGACGATCGTGAGCGCGGTCGTCGCAACCGCTGGCTTGCTGCTCGATTCGCCGGCCGTCGTCGTCGGATCGATGGTTATCGCGCCGCTAATCGGGCCGGCGCTCGGTGCGAGCGTCGGCTCCGTGATCGACGACGAGGAGCTGTTCACCGAGAGTATTCTCTACCAGATCATCGGGATTGTCCTCGCAATCGCGGCCGCAGCCGTCTTCGCCTGGCTGGTCCGGACGACGAACATCGTTCCGCCGGGCCTCGATATCGGGACGGTCGACGAAATCTCTGAACGGCTCACGCCGGACTTGCTCTCGCTTGCAGTTGCACTCGGTGCCGGCGTTGCCGGTATCGTGAGCATCGCGACGGGAATCTCCGTCGCACTCGTCGGCGTGATGATCGCGGCCGCACTCATTCCACCCGCTGCAGCCGCTGGCGTCGCCATCGCCTGGGGGGAGCCGTCGGCCGCGATCGGTTCGACTGCGCTCGTTCTCGTCAACGTCCTTTCGGTGAACCTCGCTGGACTGTTGACACTCTGGTACGCCGGCTATCGTCCCGAGAACCTGTTCTCCCGGGACGAAACCGAGAAACGCGTCCGAGAGCGAGTTGTCGGACTCGCCGCGATCGTGTTCATCTTCGCCATCTTCCTCGGCGGCATTACCTACGCATCCTACGGGCTTGCGACGTTCGAGGAGAGTGCACAGAACGAGGCCGAAATCGTCCTCGAGGACGATGCGTTCGCGGAGTACCAGCTCCTCGAAACGGAGGTGATCGTCGACGAGGACTACCCGTTCGTCGGTCCCGAACGCGTCATCGTGACGATCGGCGGCCCGCCAGGTGCAGAAGAGCCCGGCATTGCCGACACGTTAGCGGAACGGATCAACCAACAGACGAACGAGGACGTAATCGTCGAGATCAGGTACGTTGGTCAGGTCGAGCGCTGA
- the engB gene encoding GTP-binding protein EngB: MFDTRPNREAEVILVGRSNVGKSTLMRELTGHSFDTGGSPGVTRSPNHYDWAPEDFVITDLPGFGFMSGVHEERREEIKTNIVQYIEEYADNVLVAVLVVDGKSVIDIIDRHSGPDEIPYDVEMFHFLRELEIPTVVAVNKMDKVDDRDERLNELCDRLGILPPWKQWQETIAPITAKNGQISSLNEAVREHLHEQNRDDLFKFF; the protein is encoded by the coding sequence ATGTTCGATACCCGCCCCAATCGCGAGGCCGAAGTCATCCTCGTCGGCCGCTCGAACGTGGGCAAGTCGACCCTTATGCGCGAACTCACCGGTCACAGCTTCGACACGGGTGGCAGTCCCGGCGTTACCCGCAGTCCGAACCACTACGACTGGGCTCCCGAAGACTTCGTCATCACCGACCTCCCCGGCTTCGGCTTCATGAGCGGCGTCCACGAGGAGCGACGCGAGGAGATCAAGACGAACATCGTCCAGTACATCGAGGAGTACGCCGACAACGTCCTCGTCGCAGTCCTGGTCGTCGACGGCAAGAGCGTCATCGACATCATCGACCGTCACTCCGGCCCCGACGAGATTCCCTACGACGTGGAGATGTTCCACTTCCTGCGGGAACTCGAGATTCCGACCGTCGTCGCCGTCAACAAGATGGACAAAGTCGATGACCGCGACGAGCGACTGAACGAACTCTGTGACCGCCTCGGCATCCTCCCGCCGTGGAAGCAGTGGCAGGAGACCATCGCACCGATCACCGCGAAGAACGGCCAGATCAGTTCGCTGAACGAGGCGGTCCGCGAGCACCTGCACGAACAGAACCGGGACGATCTGTTCAAATTCTTCTGA
- the ddh gene encoding D-2-hydroxyacid dehydrogenase → MPASSDETDDGEVDAESRTDREIALLGIHDSVGGVFPPTELADELADLPVPVEVVDTDGTDTCDAVVTRKYDDSFLELEWVHSIQAGVDRFPFDEFEANDVILTNSTGIHDRTVGETVAGYLLAFSRRLHTAIAAQQDRRWERPEWDEAFTLPGKTACVLGTGTLGSGVADTLGSLGVHVTGVRRSGDPVPGFEAVFPTEDRHAAVADADFVIVTLPLTDDTHHLADAEFFDAMRDDAYFVNVGRGSIVDESALVDALESDSIEGAGLDVFETEPLPAESPLWEMDEVIITPHCAAFTVDYFRDVGGLVRENVERLAADESVVNRVI, encoded by the coding sequence ATGCCAGCCAGTTCAGACGAGACGGATGACGGCGAGGTGGACGCCGAATCCAGAACCGACCGCGAAATCGCGCTCCTCGGCATTCACGACTCCGTCGGTGGCGTCTTCCCGCCGACCGAACTTGCCGACGAACTTGCCGATCTTCCCGTCCCCGTAGAAGTCGTGGACACCGACGGCACCGACACGTGTGACGCCGTCGTCACTCGAAAGTACGACGATTCGTTCCTCGAACTCGAGTGGGTCCACTCCATCCAGGCTGGCGTTGACCGCTTCCCCTTCGACGAGTTCGAAGCGAACGACGTGATCCTCACCAACAGCACGGGGATTCACGACCGCACAGTCGGCGAAACCGTCGCGGGCTACCTTCTCGCGTTCTCTCGGCGACTCCACACCGCCATCGCCGCCCAGCAGGACCGCCGCTGGGAGCGTCCAGAATGGGACGAGGCGTTCACCCTGCCCGGCAAGACCGCCTGCGTTCTCGGCACTGGCACGCTCGGCAGCGGCGTCGCCGATACCCTCGGCTCGCTCGGCGTGCACGTCACCGGCGTCCGCCGCTCCGGCGACCCAGTCCCCGGCTTCGAAGCGGTGTTTCCAACCGAAGACCGCCACGCCGCCGTCGCAGACGCCGACTTCGTAATCGTCACGCTCCCGCTCACCGACGACACACACCACCTCGCCGACGCCGAGTTCTTCGACGCCATGCGCGACGACGCCTACTTCGTCAACGTCGGTCGCGGCTCCATCGTGGATGAGTCTGCATTGGTGGATGCACTCGAGTCGGACTCGATCGAAGGCGCGGGCCTCGACGTGTTCGAGACGGAGCCGCTGCCAGCGGAGTCTCCGCTGTGGGAGATGGACGAAGTGATCATCACGCCTCACTGTGCCGCGTTTACGGTTGACTACTTCCGTGATGTTGGCGGACTGGTTCGAGAGAATGTCGAGCGACTCGCGGCGGATGAGTCGGTCGTCAACCGCGTCATTTAG